The Novipirellula artificiosorum genome contains a region encoding:
- a CDS encoding PSP1 domain-containing protein has translation MVNSTGSTGNENTTTSPNGDMNPQYVVRCGSMRILGVMRANQSWRYGDQVVVRTARGTEIGTVLCEATAAAIEHLPEPTDGSILRQVSSDDRSKRDQYEAIAREDIDGCQRSANQLGLEMQIVDVERLLGGERIIVYYLAEQRVDFRQLVRELAGHFQTRIEMRQIGVRDEAKLLADYGDCGQPICCATHLSKMPPVSMKMAKVQKATLDPSKISGRCGRLKCCLRYEFDTYEELAAELPPVGSQIMMRDGSASVLGHDILSQQIAIKTEDNRRIMIGNSEVVSITRRGFEEKKRRKKK, from the coding sequence ATGGTCAACAGCACCGGTTCGACGGGAAACGAAAACACGACGACTTCCCCCAACGGCGACATGAACCCGCAGTACGTGGTTCGTTGTGGTTCGATGCGAATTCTCGGTGTGATGAGGGCCAATCAGAGTTGGCGTTACGGTGATCAAGTCGTTGTCCGGACCGCACGCGGAACGGAAATAGGAACCGTGCTCTGTGAGGCAACGGCGGCGGCAATCGAACACTTGCCAGAGCCGACGGATGGCTCGATCCTGCGACAAGTCTCGTCCGACGATCGTAGCAAACGAGATCAATACGAGGCCATCGCTCGCGAGGATATTGATGGATGCCAACGATCGGCGAACCAATTGGGTTTGGAGATGCAGATTGTTGACGTCGAGCGGTTGCTCGGTGGTGAACGCATCATTGTCTATTATCTCGCCGAACAGCGGGTTGATTTTCGGCAACTGGTCCGTGAACTCGCGGGGCACTTTCAAACTCGAATCGAGATGCGCCAGATTGGAGTTCGGGACGAGGCCAAGCTGTTAGCCGATTATGGAGATTGTGGACAGCCGATTTGTTGTGCGACTCATCTTAGTAAGATGCCCCCCGTGTCGATGAAGATGGCCAAGGTGCAAAAAGCGACGCTCGATCCGAGCAAGATCTCAGGACGCTGCGGACGGCTGAAGTGTTGTTTGCGTTATGAGTTCGACACGTACGAAGAATTAGCCGCTGAATTGCCACCGGTCGGCAGTCAAATCATGATGCGGGACGGTAGTGCATCGGTGCTTGGGCATGATATCTTGTCGCAGCAGATTGCGATCAAAACAGAAGATAACCGCCGCATCATGATTGGCAATTCCGAGGTCGTCTCCATCACGCGGCGAGGTTTCGAAGAAAAAAAACGCCGCAAGAAAAAGTGA
- a CDS encoding AAA family ATPase, producing MTTTVESMQAQADEFRQRYATVRDMIGRVIVGHDDIVHGVLTAMLCGGHCLLEGVPGLGKTMLVRTLAEVLSLDFSRIQFTPDLMPADILGTNMIVEDERGHRRFEFQRGPVFTQILLADEINRATPKTQSAMLETMQEGTVTAAGQRFVLQKPFFVLATQNPIEQEGTYPLPEAQMDRFLFKLVVGYSTREQLNTIVDRTTRGETAELSKVMDGSEILKWQALVREVILAPHVQDYLVRLTLATHPDGPHSVEATNNYIRWGSSPRGAQTLALASKVRALLDGRYNVSFEDIRRVFLPALRHRVLLNFEAQAEGIEPDQVLLDVLERVPEKAD from the coding sequence ATGACGACCACCGTCGAGTCCATGCAGGCGCAAGCTGACGAATTTCGACAACGCTACGCGACGGTTCGTGACATGATCGGACGAGTGATCGTTGGTCATGACGACATTGTCCACGGCGTGTTGACCGCGATGTTGTGCGGGGGCCACTGTCTGCTTGAAGGCGTTCCTGGACTTGGCAAAACCATGCTGGTTCGAACCTTGGCAGAGGTGTTGAGTCTTGATTTCAGTCGCATTCAGTTCACACCGGACTTAATGCCTGCGGACATACTTGGCACGAACATGATTGTCGAAGATGAACGCGGCCATCGTCGTTTCGAGTTCCAACGAGGTCCGGTCTTCACTCAGATTTTGCTCGCCGACGAAATCAACCGGGCCACGCCTAAGACTCAATCAGCGATGCTCGAAACAATGCAAGAAGGCACCGTCACGGCAGCCGGACAGCGATTCGTTCTTCAAAAACCGTTCTTTGTTCTGGCGACACAAAACCCGATCGAGCAGGAAGGCACCTACCCGTTACCCGAAGCACAGATGGACCGTTTTTTGTTCAAGTTGGTCGTGGGCTACAGCACGCGGGAACAACTCAACACGATCGTCGACCGTACCACGCGCGGCGAGACGGCTGAGTTGTCAAAGGTGATGGATGGCAGCGAAATTTTGAAGTGGCAAGCTTTGGTGCGCGAAGTGATCTTGGCACCGCATGTGCAGGACTACTTGGTCCGCTTGACCCTGGCAACGCATCCTGACGGGCCGCACAGCGTCGAAGCAACCAATAACTACATTCGTTGGGGGAGCAGTCCACGGGGGGCGCAAACGCTTGCACTTGCTTCGAAAGTTCGCGCGCTCTTGGACGGCCGATACAATGTAAGCTTCGAAGACATTCGTCGCGTTTTTCTCCCTGCGCTGCGGCATCGCGTGTTGTTGAATTTCGAAGCCCAAGCCGAAGGGATCGAGCCCGATCAAGTGCTACTGGACGTTTTGGAACGCGTACCGGAAAAGGCGGATTGA
- the feoB gene encoding ferrous iron transport protein B produces MAHFAETTASESLEIATRSFRVALVGNPNTGKSTLFNALAGMNVRTGNYPGVTIEKKIGRCMFGDTSVELVDLPGTYSLAPRSPDEMVAVDVLTGDSADQSPVDLVVCVVNATLLQRNLFLVSQIVELGKPTIIALNMSDAAEARGLSINTDQLSENLGVRVVAISASKRTGLAELKSEMSTQLEQVANRQVSSLERDRPLPAEFYAVCNELRHALVERACTTESLTRQNCSRTMVPDQYLIERMLLDRGGEAERRAIRRLGAGVLPAIVSAREKLASVCGDPTELECSARYSWAAHSLEGVVSRTQAKPRNATDWLDAILTHRVGGMICFFLIMFGIFQCIYSLSSIPMDLIESLTGVLSQFVAGIIPPGMLRSLVVDGVIAGVGGVLIFLPQIALLFFFLAVLEDCGYMSRAAFLVDRVMTLFGLSGKSFLPLMSSFACAVPGVMATRVIENRRDRFATIMVAPLMSCSARLPVYLLLIGAFVPASGLLGGLISARPLVLMAMYFVGVFVAIPVAWILKKTLLRGETAPFVLELPEYKVPSARVVFSRVWEASREFVVRAGTMIFAASILIWFAGYWPGDHSRQFEIQTRIEQLEADSSDASVSVSGDLAQLRAEHRRLSSSLLENSTLGSIGHTIEPAVRPLGWDWRIGVGAVASFPAREVIIATLGTIYSLGGEVDEQDDGLIAAMRASKWPDGRPVFTTPVALSIMVFFALCAQCVSTLLVIKRETNSWFWPALSFTYMTALAYVGSLLTYQIGSRLF; encoded by the coding sequence ATGGCGCATTTCGCCGAAACCACTGCATCTGAGTCGCTCGAAATTGCTACGCGATCGTTCCGCGTCGCGTTGGTCGGCAATCCCAATACAGGCAAGAGCACTCTGTTCAATGCCTTGGCCGGCATGAATGTCCGCACGGGCAACTATCCGGGGGTGACGATTGAAAAGAAGATCGGTCGCTGCATGTTCGGCGACACCTCGGTGGAACTTGTGGATTTGCCGGGCACTTACAGTCTGGCGCCACGTTCGCCTGATGAAATGGTCGCTGTCGATGTCCTCACCGGTGATTCCGCGGACCAATCCCCAGTCGATTTGGTTGTTTGCGTGGTCAATGCCACGCTTCTGCAGCGAAACCTGTTTCTCGTCAGCCAGATTGTAGAGCTCGGCAAGCCGACGATCATCGCGTTAAACATGAGTGATGCCGCAGAAGCTCGCGGGCTATCCATCAACACCGATCAATTGAGCGAGAATCTGGGCGTACGTGTCGTGGCGATCAGCGCGTCCAAACGAACCGGTTTGGCGGAGCTCAAGTCCGAGATGTCAACACAGTTGGAGCAGGTCGCCAATCGGCAAGTGTCGTCGCTGGAGCGGGATCGTCCGCTGCCGGCTGAATTCTATGCGGTTTGCAACGAGCTGCGCCATGCGCTTGTCGAGCGAGCTTGCACGACGGAATCGCTGACTCGACAGAATTGTTCTCGCACGATGGTCCCTGACCAGTATTTGATTGAACGGATGTTGCTCGACCGCGGGGGTGAAGCGGAACGTCGAGCGATCCGAAGGCTAGGCGCCGGTGTCTTGCCGGCGATCGTTTCGGCGCGAGAAAAATTGGCGTCGGTGTGTGGCGATCCCACCGAGTTGGAGTGCAGCGCCCGCTATTCATGGGCAGCCCACAGCTTGGAGGGGGTTGTCTCGCGGACTCAAGCCAAACCCCGCAATGCGACCGATTGGCTCGATGCGATTTTGACCCATCGAGTCGGCGGCATGATCTGCTTTTTCTTGATCATGTTTGGTATTTTTCAGTGCATCTACTCGCTCTCCTCAATCCCGATGGACTTGATTGAATCGCTGACCGGCGTTCTTTCTCAGTTTGTGGCTGGGATCATTCCGCCAGGCATGCTTCGTAGTTTGGTGGTGGACGGTGTGATCGCTGGAGTTGGCGGTGTCTTGATTTTCTTGCCGCAGATTGCTTTGCTGTTCTTCTTTCTCGCCGTTCTTGAGGACTGCGGCTACATGTCGCGCGCTGCGTTTTTAGTGGACCGAGTGATGACGCTCTTTGGGTTGAGCGGCAAGTCGTTCTTGCCTCTGATGAGTTCGTTTGCCTGTGCAGTCCCGGGCGTCATGGCCACTCGAGTGATCGAAAATCGTCGAGATCGGTTTGCGACCATTATGGTGGCACCGCTGATGAGCTGCAGCGCTCGGCTACCAGTCTACCTGCTGTTGATTGGCGCGTTTGTGCCGGCGAGTGGATTGCTGGGCGGCTTGATCTCTGCACGGCCGCTGGTGTTGATGGCGATGTACTTTGTCGGCGTGTTCGTCGCGATTCCGGTGGCATGGATTTTGAAAAAGACGCTGCTACGAGGTGAAACGGCACCGTTTGTCTTGGAGCTTCCCGAATACAAAGTTCCATCGGCGAGAGTCGTCTTTTCGCGAGTCTGGGAAGCGAGCCGCGAATTCGTGGTGCGCGCCGGAACGATGATTTTTGCTGCATCGATCTTGATTTGGTTTGCTGGCTATTGGCCCGGCGACCACTCGCGGCAATTTGAAATCCAGACGCGAATCGAACAATTGGAAGCGGACTCCAGTGACGCAAGCGTCTCGGTGTCTGGCGATCTTGCGCAACTTCGTGCGGAACATCGTCGGCTCAGTTCCTCGCTGTTGGAAAACAGCACGCTTGGATCAATTGGTCACACGATCGAACCGGCGGTTCGTCCGTTGGGATGGGATTGGCGGATTGGTGTCGGAGCCGTTGCGAGTTTTCCAGCTCGAGAAGTGATCATCGCGACCCTGGGAACCATTTACAGCCTGGGTGGCGAAGTCGATGAACAAGACGATGGGTTGATCGCGGCGATGAGGGCTTCCAAATGGCCTGATGGTCGGCCGGTGTTCACGACTCCGGTGGCATTGTCGATCATGGTGTTCTTTGCACTTTGTGCCCAGTGCGTGAGCACGTTGCTCGTCATCAAGCGAGAGACCAATTCATGGTTTTGGCCGGCCCTCAGTTTCACCTACATGACGGCGCTGGCCTATGTCGGATCGCTGTTGACGTATCAAATCGGATCAAGGTTGTTTTAG
- a CDS encoding FeoA family protein: protein MTTLDQLQPGQFGQIVRIDGFDGIASRLREMGFVPGQPVQFLRTAPLGDPMKCSVQGSRIAVRNGEARRVYIEPMAAPIS, encoded by the coding sequence GTGACAACACTCGACCAGCTGCAGCCCGGCCAATTTGGGCAAATTGTGCGCATTGACGGATTTGATGGCATCGCATCAAGGCTTCGAGAAATGGGTTTTGTCCCCGGGCAGCCTGTGCAGTTTTTGCGTACCGCGCCGCTTGGCGATCCGATGAAGTGCTCGGTTCAGGGAAGTCGCATTGCTGTTCGAAATGGCGAGGCGCGGCGAGTTTATATCGAGCCAATGGCGGCACCGATCTCTTAG